ACGAGGTCTTTGTGCTCGGGGACAACCGGCCGGGAAGCTTGGATTCCCGCTATTTCGGCATGCTGCCCCGGGAGCGGATCATCGGCAGAGCACTGCTGTGTTACTGGCCGCCTTCGGCCTGGACCATTTACCCGCGCTACGGGCAGTGAGGCCGGCGCGGTGAGGAGAGGACAATGGCCGCACTGTCTGTTGAACAGCTTGCCCGATATATTGATCACACCCTGCTGAAGCCGGAGGCGTCCCGCGACCAGATCCTAGAGCTGTGCCGCGAGGCGGTGGAGCATCATTTCGCCAGCGTGTGCGTGAACCCATGCTGGGTACGGCTGTGCGCGGAAGCGCTCCGGGGTTCCGAGGTCAAGGTTTGCACGGTCATCGGGTTCCCTCTCGGCGCGACACTCTCCACAGTCAAAGCTTTTGAGGCGGAGGAATGCATCCGCCAGGGCGCCGGCGAGGTGGATATGGTCATCAACATCGGCGCGCTCAAGTCAGGGGATCGGCAGTATGTGGAGGGTGATATCCGCGCAGTGGTGGAGCGGGCACACGCCCTTGGCGCGCTCGTGAAGGTAATTATCGAGACGGTCCTGCTGACGCAGGAGGAGAAGGTGCTGGCCTGCCGGCTCAGCCAGGCGGCCGGCGCGGATTTCGTCAAAACCTCCACTGGCTTCGCCGGCGGAGGCGCGACCGTGGAAGATGTGGCGCTGATGCGGCAGGTGGTGGGGGATGCGATGGGGGTGAAGGCGGCCGGCGGTATCCGCACCTATGCCGATGCCCTGCGCATGATCCAGGCGGGGGCCAACCGCCTGGGAACCAGCGCCGGCGTGCAGATCATCCTGGGCGCACAGAAGGATTCGGCCGACCAGCCGCCGGCGTCATCCGCATATTGACCATATAATGCCCGTGAAAAGGAGTGAGATATGCCGATCAGCCCGACGAACCTGTGGCATGCACTGCCGACGGGGCCCGATGCCCCGGATATCATCAATGTCATTGTGGAAATCCCGAAGGGTCACCGCAACAAATACGAATACAACAAGGACCTGGGTTACATCCGGCTCGACCGCGTCTTGTATTCGTCCCTGCACTATCCGGGGGATTACGGTCTGATCCCGCAGACCTTCTATGACGACAATGACCCGCTGGATGTGCTGGTCATGATCAACGAGCCGACCTTCCCCGGCTGTGTGATTCAGGCGCGGCCCATCGGCATGTTCCGCATGCTGGATCGCGAACTGCCGGATGATAAGATTCTGTCGGTCCCGCTCAATGATCCTATTTTCGCCGAATATTATGACATCTCCGATATTCCCCAACACTTCCTATCGGAGGTTGCGCACTTCTTCGAGGTGTACAAGGACCTGGAGGGGGTGCGGACCAAGCCCATCGGCTGGGAGCCGGCGGAGGTGGCCAAGGAGCGCATCGTCTACTCTATGAAACTGTACCAGGAGCGTTACGTCAAGGAACGGCGCTGACCTGGGCACAGCGTTACGGCAGACGCCCCTGTGCCCAGGCGGTGCCGATCCAGGCCAGCGTCTCCAACAGCCAGAGCAGGGTCCAGAGGAAGCGCCGCTTCAGCGTGATCCATATGACGAGAAAGGCCATCTGCACGCCCAGGATGAGCAGGGGAGGGGGGCCGGCCGCCGCGTAGGCGAAGACGTGCAGAACGGTCATGCCGAGCAGGGCCAGAGCCATGAGGATGCGCTGTACAAGCGGCTCGGGAAGTTCCGTCAGAGCGATGACCGCCAGCCCTAGGCAGACATACGAATAGGGTGGGATCATGAACTGGACGACCCGCACCTGGGCCGGCAGGGGGACCAGCCAGGCGCTGGCCGACAGTGCCAGCCCGACCAGGATGCCGGCGGCCAACCCCCACTTTCTCCAGGGGAACCGCTCCCAGAAGGATCTCAGGTCCTCTTTGGATGGCGTTGCGTCGGTCATGAGGTACATTATCCCAATCCCACTATGATAGTGCGGCAGACGTTGTGCCGGCCGGCGCCTGTCGCCCCTCCTCCGTCACGAAAATCGGGTTT
The window above is part of the Anaerolineae bacterium genome. Proteins encoded here:
- the deoC gene encoding deoxyribose-phosphate aldolase; translation: MAALSVEQLARYIDHTLLKPEASRDQILELCREAVEHHFASVCVNPCWVRLCAEALRGSEVKVCTVIGFPLGATLSTVKAFEAEECIRQGAGEVDMVINIGALKSGDRQYVEGDIRAVVERAHALGALVKVIIETVLLTQEEKVLACRLSQAAGADFVKTSTGFAGGGATVEDVALMRQVVGDAMGVKAAGGIRTYADALRMIQAGANRLGTSAGVQIILGAQKDSADQPPASSAY
- a CDS encoding S26 family signal peptidase, whose translation is EVFVLGDNRPGSLDSRYFGMLPRERIIGRALLCYWPPSAWTIYPRYGQ
- a CDS encoding inorganic diphosphatase; the encoded protein is MPISPTNLWHALPTGPDAPDIINVIVEIPKGHRNKYEYNKDLGYIRLDRVLYSSLHYPGDYGLIPQTFYDDNDPLDVLVMINEPTFPGCVIQARPIGMFRMLDRELPDDKILSVPLNDPIFAEYYDISDIPQHFLSEVAHFFEVYKDLEGVRTKPIGWEPAEVAKERIVYSMKLYQERYVKERR